The Paenarthrobacter aurescens region TCTCTGCAGTACTCTGCGCCTTAGTTGGACCAGACATAGAGCCCTGCACGGTCAGCCTTCTCAACGTCCGTTGCAAGGGCAGCGAGCTGCTGGACGTATTGGCGCGATTGCGCAGCGTTGAAAGGCATATCATCCTGCGCAGCCCAGGCGGCGGCGACGTCGTCCAGAACGTTGGCGTCACCTTCGCTTTCGTAGGTCAGAAGCTCGGCAAGAGCCCGCACCATGGCTTCCGGGACCCCAAGGAGTGCATCGCTGGTGACATCCACCAAGGCAAGTTCGTAGTCAGCGCCTGCGGCATGGACTGCCTGGCCGGCCAGATCGCCCAACTGCTCAACCTCGAAGTCGGTGATGCCGTCAATCCGCACGGCCGGGCCGGTGACATCGGCACCCTTCTCCAAGGCCGCGGCCCGCTTGAGTGCTTCATCGTGGGTGGCTACAAAAATTTCGGCAAAGCCCATGGAAAGTACTCTCATTCCTTCGTGCTGACGGGGCGGCGACGCGAAAATCCGAGTGGTTCCGCGCCGTCTCCCTCCAGCCTAGTGCAGCACAACGGGCGCACAGGCAATTCGGCGGACAAGGCCTAGCGGACGGCAACCCGCAGTTTGTTCCGCCAAGGATCCTCAAAGTGAAGCTCGGCTCCGGTGTGATGATTTGGCACACCGGCAACCTTGAGACGATCAGCCAGCGCTGCCACGTGGTCACTTCCCGGCACCTCAATGAGCACCTCGCCCAGGCCAAGAGTGTCTTTTCGCGGACCTGCCCCACGGCTGTTCCAGACGTTCATGGCCATGTGATGGTGATAGCCGCCAGCGGAAACGAACAGTGCCTGCCCGTGCCAGCCTGCGGTGCGCTCGAAGCCGAGCGTTTGGACGTAGAACTTCTGCGCAGTCTCCACATCACCCACTTGCAGGTGGACATGCCCGATCCCGGCGGCGGCTTCGTGCTGCCCTGTCACGGCAGCTTCACTCAGGTGCTGCTGGAGAAAGCGCTGCGGTGGCAATGCCACATTGTCCATCACCACGTTTTTGCCGTCCCACTGCCAAAGCTCACGCGGCTTGTCATAGTAGAGCTCAATGCCGTTGCCTTCGGGGTCTGTGAAGTAGAAGGCTTCACTGACCAGGTGGTCGGCGCTCCCCGCAAAAGCGCGGGGTTCATACTCTGCGGCAGTGGCAATGGTGGCGGCCAATGAAGGCTGGTCCTCGAACAGGATGGCCGTGTGAAACAAGCCGGCCTCGCCCCGCCCTGGAATCTGCAGTCCCGCCGCCGGAGCAAGGTGAACCACCGGCTTGCCGACTCGCCCCAGATACAGCCCACCATCCTGCTCGGCAACCACCTTCAGGCCCAGGGCGCGCTGGTAGTAGTCGCTCATGACCTTCATGTCGCCAACCTTGAGCATGACGGTGCCCATGGTGAGTTCGGCAGGCAGAAGATCCTGACTGGTTGAAATGGTCATGTGAAGCTCCCGGTTCTGAGGTGGCCGCGAATCGGCATCCTTCTACCTTTATAAATTACTTGAAGCTTCAATTTATTCCTAACGGACGACATGTCCTCCAAGGACTATGTGTTTAAGGTCAGTGACCGTGGCCAGGCGGCGTCGAGGGTCGTCACTGCACAACACGACGTCGGCCCGGGCGCCCTCGCTGATGCCCTCGGCTCCCAACCATGCCCGGGCACCCCACGCGGCGGCCTCCAGGACAGCGGCAGGCGGCAGGCCGGCGTCGTGCAGTTCCATCATTTCGTCCGCAATCCTGCCGTGTTTAATGACGCTTCCCGCGTCGGTCCCCGCATAGATGGTGACCCCGGCCTCGAACGCCTCCCCCACGCGCTCATGACGACGATTCCAGAGCCGGAGCATGTGATCCGCGTACTGCGGAAACTTCGGCGCTGCCTGCGCGGCTATGTCCGGGAAGGTGGCGATGTTGACAAGTGTGGGAACTATTGGGACTGACTGCTCCACCAAACGGGGCAGATGCCTGGGCAGGAGGCCGGTGGCGTGCTCAATACAATCAATGTTGGCATCGAGCATGTGATCGATGGTGTCCTCGGCGAAGCAATGAGCCGTAACCCTGGCACCTTCATCATGCGCGGCCGCGATGGCGTCCCTCACGGTCTTTGCCGGAAACGATGCGGCGAGGTCTCCGACGCCACGATCTATCCAGTCGCCCACCAGTTTTACCCAGCCATCACCGTCCCGGGCTTCCTTTCGGACGGTCTCCACCAGCTGCTCCGGTTCAATCTCGTGGCCCAGACCGCGGAGGTAGCGCCGGCTCCTGGCAATATGCCGGCCTGAACGGATGAGTCGGGGCAGATCAGACCGCTGTTGGACCCAGCGCGTGTCGCTGGGCGATCCGCAATCGCGGATCAGCAGCGTTCCGGCGTCGCGGTCCGCTTGGGCCTGAGCCAGGGTGGTTTGCTCATCAACCGCTCCGCCTGCCCCTAGTCCGATGTGGCAGTGAGCATCCACCAAACCAGGCAGAACCCACCCCTCCAACACAACGTCCGGCATGACCGTGGGGCGCTGGAAGGTCAGAACTCCATCCACGGACCACATCCCCTGGCGCTCCTCGGTCGCCGAGACGAGCACAGGTCCAATGAATTCGATGATGTCGGCCATGGTAAAAGCGTAGCGGGGCAGCGCGACACAGCCCGCTGCCGGCATGTGACTGGGCCGCTGTTCAGAGCTGTGGTAGCTTCGTCTACGACCACACGGGGGCCCCTGCAGGGGCTGAGATCGGACTGATGCAGTCTGCGACCGTTGAACCTGTCCGGGTAATGCCGGCGAAGGAAGTGAGTATTCCCTTGAGCACCACAGAAACACAGCACAGCCCTGCCCAAAACGGGACGAACGCGGCCCAAAACGGGAAGAACGCGGGCCAAAATCAGGCCGTCACGCAGTCGTTGAAGTCCCACTCGCTGGCCTGGTTGGAAGATCCCGAGCATGGCATTCGGGTTCCCGTTACGGAGATCGCGTTGGAGTCTTCTCCCAATGGTCTAGCCAACCCGCCTCTACAGGTTTACCGGACAGCCGGCCCGGGCAGCGATCCCGTGGTGGGTCTGGAGCCGTTCCGTACCCCATGGATTGAAGCCCGTGCAGACACTGAGGCGTATTCGGGGCGCGAACGGAACCTGCTCGATGACGGTAAATCCGCAGTTCGGCGAGGAGCAGCTTCAGCGGAGTGGAAAGGCGCGCAGCCGGTGCCGCGCCGCGCCGTCGACGGTAAGACCGTCACGCAAATGCACTACGCGAAACAAGGCATCGTGACACCGGAGATGCAGTTCGTGGCATTGAGGGAGGGCTGCGATGTTGAACTTGTCCGCAGCGAAGTCGCCGCGGGAAGGGCGATTATCCCGAACAACATCAACCACCCCGAATCAGAGCCGATGATCATCGGCAAGGCATTCCTGGTCAAGATCAACGCGAACATCGGCAACTCGGCAGTCACCAGTTCAATAGCCGAAGAAGTGGACAAACTGCAGTGGGCGGCGCAGTGGGGTGCTGACACAGTGATGGATCTCTCCACGGGAGATGACATCCACACCACGCGTGAGTGGATCATCCGCAACTCGCCCGTTCCCATCGGAACAGTCCCCATATACCAGGCGCTGGAGAAGGTGAACGGCGAAGCCAACCAGCTGACGTGGGAGATCTTCCGCGATACCGTGATCGAACAATGCGAGCAGGGCGTGGACTACATGACCATCCATGCAGGCGTTCTGCTCAGGTACGTGCCGTTGACCGCCAACAGGGTCACGGGAATCGTATCCCGCGGCGGTTCCATCATGGCCGGTTGGTGCCTTGCTCACCACCAGGAGAACTTCCTCTACACACACTTTGACGAGCTGTGCGAAATCTTTGCCCAGTACGATGTCGCGTTCTCCTTGGGCGACGGGCTGCGTCCTGGTTCCGTTGCGGACGCCAACGACGCCGCGCAGTTTGCCGAGTTGGATACGCTCGCGGAGTTGACACAGCGGGCGTGGGAATTCGACGTCCAGGTCATGGTGGAAGGCCCCGGCCACATTCCGTTCCATCTTGTGCGGGAGAATGTTGAGCGCCAGCAGGAACTGTGCAAGGGTGCGCCGTTCTACACCTTGGGTCCGCTGGTTACTGACGTCGCGCCTGGCTATGACCACATCACCTCGGCCATCGGTGCTACGGAGATTGCACGCTACGGTACGGCGATGCTCTGTTACGTGACCCCTAAGGAGCACTTGGGTCTCCCCAACAAGGACGACGTCAAGACTGGCGTCATCACGTACAAAATCGCGGCGCACGCGGCTGACCTCGCCAAGGGGCACCCGGGAGCTCACGAACGTGATGATGCGCTGTCCAAGGCGCGGTTCGAGTTCCGCTGGAGGGACCAGTTCGCTTTGTCCCTGGACCCTGTCACCGCAGAAGCGTTCCACGACGAGACACTGCCGGCAGAACCCGCAAAAACCGCCCATTTCTGCTCCATGTGCGGACCTAAGTTCTGTTCGATGCGCATCAGCCAGGACATCCGCGACGAATACGGTTCGGCAGACTCCCAGGCTGCAATCGCAGGAATGTATAACGGGATGCGCGAGAAGAGCCAGGAGTTCCTGGCCTCAGGGGGAAAGGTGTACCTGCCCGAGCTTCAGGTCCCCGCAAACCAGGGCAGCAGTTCAGGAGGCCTGAACTGACATCGCCCGGCCAACATCGGCGATGAACGAACGAATAGCTTGATCGCCGTCAACGGAATCCTGGGGCCGGTGTCCGCCCGCTGCCACGCGGCGGAGGGCACCGGTTTCCTGGAGGTAGCCCGCAATTTCCTCGTAGAGGGGTTCCCACCCGCCGGTGAGGACCAGGGTGGGGACCCCTGGAACAATCTGGAGCGGCGCCTCCCATGGCGGTGCCTGGAGCCGGAGCCTACGGGCGGAACGCCGGGCTTCGGCGGTGTCCAGCCCACCCGTTTCAGCAGAGAACGCCCGGCGGAAATATTCACGCTGGTAATCGGCGTCGTTGAGTTGCGTGCGGGCGTCGAACAACGGTTCCATGAGGGCCCGGTGGGAAGCCGTGGCCGGGAGCTCAGCCGTCAGGGACAAACAGGCGGGCTCCACCAACGTGAGCGAATGCACCAGCTCGGGGCGTTCGATGGCAGCCAGCATGGCCGAAATTGCACCTTGTTCATGGGCAACGACGTGACCTCCACCGGAGTCGGCCAAGGCATTGATCACTATGGCAACGTCCGCCGCCACATTGGATTCCGTTGGTTCGGCGACGGCGTCAAAGCCGTGCCGCCGAAGGAAGAGGGCGTCATAAGCAAGGGCCATGCCATGCTGCTTCGGCCAGGCCGCAGCACCGAAACTGCCCAGGCCGTGGACGAAAACTACGCGCTGCTTATGCATTGATTCAGCCTATTCCACGGCTCTGACATCCTAAGGAGCCGGGAGGCCCGGCTCCTTAGGACGCAATATTTACTTTCCGAGGAACTTGTCAAAGCCCTTGGGAAGATTCAGCGATGACGGATCGAAGTCTGCTGCACCCTGACCAAAAGCCGCTCCGGTAGGGGCTGCCGAGGCAGCGTTTGCCCGCTTGGCTTCGGCATCACGCAGCTCCTGGGCTGCCTTGGCAGGGTTGCCTGAGCGAGCCTTCTTCTTCGGGGCGTTCTTCCCGTTCTTGCGTCCACCGCCGGGGCCTCCGAGCCCAGGCATCCCGGGCATACCCGGCATGCCGCCGCCCTGTGCGAGCTTCTTCATCATCTTCTGCGCTTGGGCAAACCGCTCCAGCAGGCCATTGACCTCGGACACATGCACGCCGGAACCCTTGGCAATACGGGCGCGGCGTGAGCCATTGATGATCTTGG contains the following coding sequences:
- a CDS encoding VOC family protein, which encodes MTISTSQDLLPAELTMGTVMLKVGDMKVMSDYYQRALGLKVVAEQDGGLYLGRVGKPVVHLAPAAGLQIPGRGEAGLFHTAILFEDQPSLAATIATAAEYEPRAFAGSADHLVSEAFYFTDPEGNGIELYYDKPRELWQWDGKNVVMDNVALPPQRFLQQHLSEAAVTGQHEAAAGIGHVHLQVGDVETAQKFYVQTLGFERTAGWHGQALFVSAGGYHHHMAMNVWNSRGAGPRKDTLGLGEVLIEVPGSDHVAALADRLKVAGVPNHHTGAELHFEDPWRNKLRVAVR
- a CDS encoding amidohydrolase family protein translates to MADIIEFIGPVLVSATEERQGMWSVDGVLTFQRPTVMPDVVLEGWVLPGLVDAHCHIGLGAGGAVDEQTTLAQAQADRDAGTLLIRDCGSPSDTRWVQQRSDLPRLIRSGRHIARSRRYLRGLGHEIEPEQLVETVRKEARDGDGWVKLVGDWIDRGVGDLAASFPAKTVRDAIAAAHDEGARVTAHCFAEDTIDHMLDANIDCIEHATGLLPRHLPRLVEQSVPIVPTLVNIATFPDIAAQAAPKFPQYADHMLRLWNRRHERVGEAFEAGVTIYAGTDAGSVIKHGRIADEMMELHDAGLPPAAVLEAAAWGARAWLGAEGISEGARADVVLCSDDPRRRLATVTDLKHIVLGGHVVR
- the thiC gene encoding phosphomethylpyrimidine synthase ThiC, with the translated sequence MSTTETQHSPAQNGTNAAQNGKNAGQNQAVTQSLKSHSLAWLEDPEHGIRVPVTEIALESSPNGLANPPLQVYRTAGPGSDPVVGLEPFRTPWIEARADTEAYSGRERNLLDDGKSAVRRGAASAEWKGAQPVPRRAVDGKTVTQMHYAKQGIVTPEMQFVALREGCDVELVRSEVAAGRAIIPNNINHPESEPMIIGKAFLVKINANIGNSAVTSSIAEEVDKLQWAAQWGADTVMDLSTGDDIHTTREWIIRNSPVPIGTVPIYQALEKVNGEANQLTWEIFRDTVIEQCEQGVDYMTIHAGVLLRYVPLTANRVTGIVSRGGSIMAGWCLAHHQENFLYTHFDELCEIFAQYDVAFSLGDGLRPGSVADANDAAQFAELDTLAELTQRAWEFDVQVMVEGPGHIPFHLVRENVERQQELCKGAPFYTLGPLVTDVAPGYDHITSAIGATEIARYGTAMLCYVTPKEHLGLPNKDDVKTGVITYKIAAHAADLAKGHPGAHERDDALSKARFEFRWRDQFALSLDPVTAEAFHDETLPAEPAKTAHFCSMCGPKFCSMRISQDIRDEYGSADSQAAIAGMYNGMREKSQEFLASGGKVYLPELQVPANQGSSSGGLN
- a CDS encoding alpha/beta fold hydrolase produces the protein MHKQRVVFVHGLGSFGAAAWPKQHGMALAYDALFLRRHGFDAVAEPTESNVAADVAIVINALADSGGGHVVAHEQGAISAMLAAIERPELVHSLTLVEPACLSLTAELPATASHRALMEPLFDARTQLNDADYQREYFRRAFSAETGGLDTAEARRSARRLRLQAPPWEAPLQIVPGVPTLVLTGGWEPLYEEIAGYLQETGALRRVAAGGHRPQDSVDGDQAIRSFIADVGRAMSVQAS